A region from the Vicia villosa cultivar HV-30 ecotype Madison, WI linkage group LG3, Vvil1.0, whole genome shotgun sequence genome encodes:
- the LOC131661187 gene encoding potassium transporter 2-like has translation MDLEPGKCWDNSKKGSWKAIMLLAYQSLGVVYGDLSISPLYVFTSTFAEDIEHSETNEEIYGTLSFVFWTLTLIPLFKYVFVVLRADDNGEGGTFALYSLICRHAKVSLIPNRQHADEALSSYKMEEPPEKDNSKVKILLEKYKTLHTALLIVVLLGTCMVIGDGVLTPAISVFSAVSGLEVSIMSKKHHQYAVIPITCFILVCLFALQHYGTHKVGFFFAPVVLTWLLCISTLGLYNIFKWNPHVYKALSPYYMFKFLKKTKISGWLSLGGILLCITGSEAMFADLGHFNYMAIQIAFTFLVYPALILAYMGQAAYLSQHHNSDLQISYYVSVPESVRWPVLILAILASVVGSQAIISGTFSIINQSQSLGCFPRVKVVHTSDKIHGQVYIPEINWMLMILCIAVTIGFRDTKHMGNASGLAVMTVMLVTTCLTSLVIVVCWNKPPILAFCFLLFFGSVELLYFSASLTKFREGAWLPILLALFLMIIMFLWHYATIKKYEYDLHNKVSLDWLLALGPSLGIARVPGIGLVFTDLTTGIPANFSRFVTNLPAYHRVLVFVCVKSVPVPHVTPAERYLVGRVGPAAHRSYRCIVRYGYRDVHQDVDSFESELVQKLSDFIQYDWYRTRGNSMSTEDDGSHSNESSSYRLTVIGTTSFCSQQGYESQQSVQPGSASGFPSVQSMTNVIEMEPMDAAERRVRFAIDNDHESETRSEAGVQMQEELEDLYAAQEAGIAFILGHSYVKTKQGSSLLKKLALNYGYNFLRRNCRGPDVALKVPPVSLLEVGMVYIV, from the exons ATGGATCTTGAACCTGGAAAGTGTTGGGACAACTCAAAG AAGGGTTCTTGGAAGGCTATTATGCTATTGGCTTACCAAAGTCTTGGTGTTGTGTATGGAGACTTGAGTATTTCTCCATTGTATGTTTTTACAAGCACTTTTGCTGAGGATATTGAACATTCAGAGACTAATGAAGAGATTTATGGCACACTTTCTTTTGTTTTCTGGACTCTTACATTGATTCCACTCTTCAAGTATGTGTTTGTTGTTCTTAGAGCTGATGATAATGGAGAGG GTGGAACTTTTGCTCTCTATTCATTGATTTGTAGGCATGCTAAAGTGAGTCTTATACCAAATAGACAGCATGCTGATGAAGCACTTTCTTCATATAAGATGGAGGAGCCTCCAGAGAAAGATAATTCTAAAGTGAAGATTTTGCTTGAAAAGTATAAAACTTTGCATACAGCTTTGTTGATTGTGGTTCTTCTTGGTACTTGTATGGTAATTGGGGATGGAGTGCTTACACCTGCTATTTCTG TTTTCTCAGCAGTATCGGGTCTTGAGGTATCTATCATGTCCAAGAAACACCATCAGT ATGCTGTGATTCCGATCACTTGCTTCATACTGGTGTGTTTGTTTGCGCTTCAACACTATGGTACACATAAGGTGGGGTTCTTTTTTGCGCCAGTTGTGCTGACATGGTTACTGTGCATTAGCACACTTGGCTTATATAATATATTCAAATGGAATCCTCATGTGTATAAAGCTCTTTCGCCGTATTATATGTTCAAATTCTTGAAAAAGACAAAGATAAGTGGATGGTTGTCTTTGGGTGGAATATTACTTTGCATAACAG GCTCGGAAGCTATGTTTGCTGATCTAGGTCATTTCAATTATATGGCCATTCAGATTGCATTCACTTTTCTGGTATATCCTGCACTTATATTGGCATATATGGGTCAAGCTGCTTACTTGTCACAACATCATAACTCTGATCTCCAAATCAGCTACTATGTCTCAGTTCCAG AAAGTGTGAGGTGGCCTGTGCTTATCTTAGCTATTTTAGCTTCTGTTGTTGGGAGCCAAGCAATCATTAGCGGAACATTTTCTATCATAAATCAGAGTCAATCTCTCGGTTGCTTTCCACGAGTTAAGGTTGTTCATACATCAGACAAGATACATGGTCAAGTCTACATCCCAGAAATCAATTGGATGCTCATGATCCTCTGCATTGCTGTCACCATTGGGTTTAGAGACACAAAACACATGGGAAATGCATCAG GGTTAGCAGTGATGACCGTGATGTTGGTAACAACATGCCTAACTTCCTTAGTGATTGTAGTTTGTTGGAATAAACCGCCAATTTTAGCCTTTTGTTTCCTACTGTTTTTTGGTTCCGTTGAACTGCTATATTTCTCGGCCTCACTAACAAAGTTTCGCGAGGGTGCCTGGCTCCCGATCCTCCTCGCTCTCTTCCTAATGATTATAATGTTCCTTTGGCACTACGCAACGATCAAGAAATACGAATACGACCTTCACAACAAGGTGTCACTAGATTGGCTTCTAGCTTTAGGTCCAAGCTTAGGAATTGCCAGAGTCCCTGGAATAGGCCTTGTGTTCACTGATCTCACCACTGGCATTCCGGCCAACTTCTCCCGCTTTGTCACCAACCTCCCCGCGTATCACCGCGTCCTTGTTTTCGTATGCGTAAAATCAGTACCAGTGCCTCATGTCACTCCTGCAGAGAGGTACCTTGTCGGCCGTGTAGGACCTGCTGCTCATCGATCTTATAGATGTATAGTCCGATATGGATATCGTGACGTTCACCAGGATGTTGATTCATTTGAATCCGAACTAGTACAGAAGCTGTCTGACTTTATCCAATACGATTGGTATCGAACTCGTGGGAATAGCATGAGCACTGAAGATGACGGTTCACACTCGAACGAATCATCAAGTTACAGACTAACCGTGATCGGAACAACTAGTTTCTGCAGCCAACAAGGCTACGAAAGTCAGCAGAGTGTCCAACCCGGGAGCGCGTCTGGATTCCCGTCTGTACAAAGCATGACAAACGTAATCGAGATGGAACCGATGGACGCGGCAGAAAGACGGGTGAGGTTTGCTATTGACAATGATCATGAAAGTGAGACAAGGTCTGAGGCTGGTGTGCAAATGCAGGAAGAGTTGGAAGATCTTTATGCTGCACAAGAAGCTGGTATTGCATTCATTCTTGGACATTCTTATGTGAAAACAAAGCAAGGTTcatctttgttgaagaagttAGCACTTAACTATGGATACAATTTCTTGAGAAGGAATTGTAGAGGGCCTGATGTGGCACTTAAGGTTCCACCAGTTTCTTTGTTGGAGGTTGGGATGGTTTATATTGTGTAG
- the LOC131655558 gene encoding uncharacterized protein LOC131655558, giving the protein MGLGTLPLTSPYYSSFTTKSKLVHNNTNNYNRTKKFIVSAKQEKKEEDKNKQSFFTSVTDALDFAQPRSEQDAQLIADAREATKSGEKMSKEQYGALRRKIGGTYKDFFKSYVEVDGAYVEEGWVDKTCKVCKKDTKGEARQVDKLGRYVHVACAEKAKTGNFFTRLFSLGS; this is encoded by the exons ATGGGTCTTGGGACTTTGCCATTGACCTCTCCTTATTATTCCAGTTTCACTACAAAATCAAAACTAGTACATAATAATACCAATAACTACAATAGAACCAAAAAATTCATAGTTTCAGCCAAgcaagagaagaaggaagaagatAAGAACAAGCAATCTTTCTTTACAAGTGTAACGGATGCACTTGATTTTGCTCAACCGAGATCCGAACAAGATGCTCAGCTTATAGCAGATGCTAGAGAAGCCACAAAGTCCGGAGAAAAAATGAGCAAAGAACAG TATGGTGCTCTTAGAAGGAAAATTGGTGGAACATATAAGGACTTTTTCAAATCGTATGTTGAAG TGGATGGGGCATATGTTGAAGAGGGTTGGGTAGACAAAACATGCAAAGTGTGCAAAAAGGACACAAAGGGTGAAGCAAGGCAAGTGGATAAGCTTGGAAGATATGTTCATGTAGCATGTGCAGAGAAGGCCAAAACTGGAAATTTCTTTACAAGGTTGTTTTCTCTAGGATCATGA